A single genomic interval of Pyruvatibacter sp. HU-CL02332 harbors:
- a CDS encoding marine proteobacterial sortase target protein — translation MTTLAGPQRVAQYHEGVSHALRALLIITSFILAAVALSGGFSMTAYAQTASAAPATAKLATAKLATVRPGDMNSGALLFETQTPGEYVQAPLVATDVTLDVTGIIARGTVTQRFLNPSDGWVEGVYVFPLPDDAAVDSLRMQIGDRFIEGQVKEKQEAREIYEEAKEQGFKASLVEQERPNIFTNSVANIGPGEMIVVQIAYQQTVTVDAGDYSIRFPMVVAPRYMPAPTVHMVDFQTGPNGETTGFAAISDPVPDRERISPPVLNPKTEGKTNPVTLTVNLDAGFELGDVTSHHHAVKLDQDDMKATLTLDAPKGQVPADKDFELTWTAQDGTGPNAALFIETTTDEDGKETPYLLMMLTPPTGASLPDAGPREVVFVIDNSGSMSGPSMDQAKASLLLALDRLDTDDTFNVIRFDHEFDQVFPAAVRADKENLDIARAFVSNLSADGGTEMLAPLQASLQDANPTDTNRLRQVIFLTDGAIGNEVELFETISQGLGRSRLFTVGIGSAPNSFFMTRAAEVGRGAFTHIGSADQIVPRMAQLFEKLETPVITGLEMDWPARVLNEVWPNPLPDLYKGEPIVLTARLARAPKPGELLEVGGSFAGDPWLVQLPLAKAQDGDGIAKLWARRKIASLEGFRYSGGDWEKIDRDILAVALDHHLVSRLTSLVAVDVTPSRPDDENLGTAQMPVNLPDGWDFEKVFGGGPSPMPTSASIAPDPAWQVLKVAAAPPAPVAGARSVPLPQGSTPAPLLMLMGLIGLALGFALLALYRREDKSAA, via the coding sequence ATGACGACACTCGCCGGACCACAAAGGGTCGCGCAATATCACGAGGGAGTAAGCCACGCATTGCGGGCGCTCCTCATCATTACAAGCTTCATTCTTGCCGCCGTCGCGCTGTCCGGCGGCTTCTCCATGACTGCCTATGCGCAAACAGCATCCGCAGCTCCGGCGACCGCCAAACTTGCAACGGCCAAACTCGCAACAGTCCGTCCCGGTGACATGAATTCCGGCGCGCTACTGTTTGAGACACAGACCCCCGGCGAATATGTGCAGGCGCCACTTGTGGCCACGGACGTCACACTTGATGTCACCGGCATCATCGCGCGCGGCACTGTCACCCAGCGTTTCCTCAATCCAAGCGATGGCTGGGTCGAAGGTGTGTATGTCTTCCCTCTGCCGGACGATGCCGCCGTGGACAGCCTGCGCATGCAGATCGGTGACCGCTTCATTGAAGGTCAGGTGAAAGAGAAGCAGGAAGCCCGCGAAATCTACGAAGAAGCCAAGGAACAGGGCTTCAAGGCGTCCCTCGTTGAGCAGGAACGCCCCAACATCTTTACAAACTCCGTCGCCAATATCGGCCCGGGCGAAATGATCGTCGTGCAGATTGCCTATCAGCAGACGGTGACCGTGGATGCGGGCGACTACTCGATCCGCTTCCCTATGGTTGTCGCGCCGCGCTACATGCCTGCGCCGACGGTCCACATGGTTGATTTCCAGACCGGCCCCAATGGCGAGACGACGGGCTTTGCCGCCATCTCCGATCCGGTTCCTGATCGCGAGCGCATTTCACCGCCGGTCCTGAATCCTAAGACCGAAGGCAAGACCAACCCGGTGACCCTGACCGTCAATCTGGACGCAGGCTTTGAGCTTGGTGACGTGACAAGCCACCACCATGCAGTGAAGCTCGATCAGGACGACATGAAAGCGACGCTGACACTGGACGCCCCCAAGGGTCAGGTGCCCGCCGACAAGGACTTTGAACTGACATGGACGGCGCAGGACGGCACAGGTCCCAATGCGGCCCTGTTCATTGAGACCACAACAGACGAAGACGGCAAGGAAACGCCCTACCTGCTGATGATGCTGACACCGCCCACCGGTGCATCACTGCCGGATGCAGGCCCCCGCGAAGTGGTGTTCGTCATCGACAATTCCGGCTCCATGTCCGGCCCGTCCATGGACCAGGCCAAGGCAAGCCTGCTGCTGGCCCTGGACCGTCTCGACACGGACGACACTTTCAATGTCATCCGCTTCGACCATGAGTTTGATCAGGTCTTCCCCGCTGCCGTGCGCGCAGACAAGGAGAACCTCGACATTGCCCGCGCCTTCGTCAGCAATCTGTCCGCAGATGGCGGCACAGAAATGCTGGCACCGCTGCAGGCCTCTCTTCAGGACGCCAACCCGACCGACACCAACCGTCTGCGTCAGGTCATCTTCCTCACCGACGGCGCCATCGGCAACGAAGTCGAGCTGTTTGAAACAATCTCACAGGGCCTTGGCCGCTCGCGCCTCTTCACTGTGGGCATTGGCTCTGCGCCCAACTCATTCTTCATGACGCGGGCTGCTGAAGTCGGTCGTGGCGCTTTCACCCATATCGGCTCAGCCGACCAGATCGTGCCGCGCATGGCTCAATTGTTTGAAAAGCTGGAGACACCAGTCATCACCGGTCTTGAGATGGACTGGCCGGCGCGGGTGCTCAACGAAGTGTGGCCCAACCCGCTGCCCGATCTCTACAAGGGCGAACCCATTGTGCTGACCGCACGGCTGGCCCGCGCGCCCAAACCCGGCGAGTTGCTGGAAGTCGGTGGCAGCTTTGCCGGAGACCCCTGGCTTGTGCAGTTGCCGCTTGCCAAGGCGCAGGACGGCGACGGCATTGCCAAGCTGTGGGCCCGCCGCAAGATCGCGTCACTTGAAGGCTTCCGCTATTCCGGTGGCGACTGGGAAAAGATCGACCGGGACATTCTCGCTGTCGCGCTCGACCACCATCTCGTCAGCCGCCTCACCAGCCTTGTCGCCGTGGATGTCACACCCTCGCGGCCGGACGATGAAAATCTCGGCACGGCGCAGATGCCGGTGAACCTGCCCGATGGCTGGGACTTTGAAAAAGTCTTTGGTGGAGGCCCCTCACCAATGCCGACAAGCGCATCCATTGCACCTGATCCTGCATGGCAGGTGTTGAAAGTGGCCGCGGCACCTCCCGCTCCGGTAGCCGGTGCCAGGAGCGTGCCCTTGCCGCAGGGCTCAACCCCGGCACCCCTGCTGATGCTCATGGGCCTGATCGGTCTTGCCCTCGGCTTTGCCCTCCTCGCGCTTTACCGGCGCGAGGACAAGTCGGCGGCGTAG